One Nitrospina watsonii DNA segment encodes these proteins:
- the arsB gene encoding ACR3 family arsenite efflux transporter — protein MGLFERYLTLWVFLCIAVGIVLGHGLPGPFQAIGQMEVFRVNVPVAVLIWLMIIPMLLKVNFKALHEVGAHWKGVGVTVFINWAVKPFSMAFLGWLFLGNLFVTYLPAEQIESYMAGLIILAAAPCTAMVFVWSHLSNGEPHFTLTQVALNDVIMIFAFAPIVGLLLGLSSIAVPWETLTLSVILYIVLPFIVAQLWRRGLMMQGGEEALERTLKTLHPFSLSALLVTLVLLFGFQGNQILEQPMVIGLLAVPILIQVYFNSGLAYLLNRQFGVAHCVAAPSALIGASNFFELAVATAISLFGFQSGAALATVVGVLVEVPVMLSVVRIANATRGWYDRSGQEIA, from the coding sequence ATGGGACTGTTTGAAAGGTACCTGACCCTCTGGGTGTTTCTCTGCATTGCGGTGGGAATCGTTCTCGGTCACGGGTTGCCAGGACCGTTTCAGGCCATCGGCCAGATGGAAGTCTTCCGCGTCAACGTCCCGGTGGCGGTGCTGATCTGGCTCATGATCATTCCCATGCTCCTCAAGGTGAATTTCAAGGCCCTGCATGAAGTGGGGGCTCATTGGAAAGGGGTCGGGGTCACGGTCTTTATCAATTGGGCGGTCAAACCGTTTTCCATGGCTTTTCTGGGCTGGCTGTTTCTGGGCAATTTATTTGTGACGTACCTGCCGGCTGAGCAGATCGAATCTTATATGGCGGGCCTGATCATCCTGGCGGCGGCTCCTTGTACGGCGATGGTGTTTGTATGGAGCCACCTTTCCAACGGGGAACCGCATTTCACCCTGACCCAGGTGGCGCTGAATGACGTGATCATGATTTTTGCCTTCGCCCCCATTGTCGGTCTGTTGTTGGGGCTTTCTTCCATTGCGGTGCCCTGGGAAACGCTGACGTTGTCGGTCATTCTCTATATTGTCCTGCCCTTCATCGTGGCGCAACTGTGGCGAAGGGGGTTGATGATGCAGGGCGGGGAAGAGGCTCTGGAACGAACATTGAAAACCCTGCATCCGTTTTCCCTGTCGGCGTTGTTAGTCACTCTGGTGTTGTTGTTCGGATTTCAGGGAAATCAAATTCTGGAACAGCCGATGGTGATCGGACTCCTGGCGGTTCCCATCCTGATTCAGGTTTATTTCAATTCCGGATTGGCCTACCTGTTAAACCGCCAGTTTGGGGTGGCGCATTGCGTGGCGGCGCCTTCCGCCCTCATAGGCGCCAGCAATTTTTTTGAACTGGCCGTGGCAACCGCCATCAGCCTCTTCGGGTTTCAATCCGGGGCGGCATTGGCCACGGTGGTGGGCGTTTTGGTGGAAGTTCCGGTGATGCTGTCTGTCGTTAGAATAGCGAATGCCACCCGTGGCTGGTATGACAGATCCGGGCAAGAGATCGCCTGA
- a CDS encoding arsenate reductase ArsC, with the protein MKTGVEKRKSCFNVLFLCTGTSARSILAEAILNNWGESRFCAYSAGSHPAGTIHPLAFELLVQRGHLMSALRSKSWEEFTRPGAPVFDVVVTVCDNAAGEVCPVWPGSPLTAHWSLKDPAGAQGSHEERMAMIERVYEELERRIEVLLEPRLEASDPVSLAERLKQSEAASSGECK; encoded by the coding sequence ATGAAAACCGGAGTGGAGAAGCGTAAATCCTGTTTCAACGTTTTATTTCTGTGCACCGGCACTTCTGCCCGGAGCATTCTGGCCGAAGCTATTTTGAATAACTGGGGGGAAAGCCGGTTTTGCGCCTACAGCGCCGGGAGTCATCCTGCCGGAACCATCCACCCGCTTGCTTTTGAATTGCTCGTTCAACGAGGACATTTGATGAGCGCCCTGCGTAGCAAAAGCTGGGAGGAGTTCACCCGTCCCGGAGCGCCTGTCTTCGATGTGGTGGTCACGGTTTGTGACAATGCCGCAGGGGAGGTGTGCCCCGTCTGGCCGGGAAGTCCGCTGACCGCCCATTGGAGCCTGAAAGATCCGGCCGGGGCGCAAGGTTCTCATGAAGAACGAATGGCCATGATCGAGCGGGTGTATGAAGAGTTGGAACGAAGAATTGAAGTTTTACTGGAACCGCGACTCGAAGCATCGGACCCGGTAAGCCTGGCAGAACGCTTGAAACAATCCGAAGCCGCAAGTTCCGGAGAATGCAAATGA
- a CDS encoding ArsR/SmtB family transcription factor, translated as MEILNAVTSLSALAQESRLEIFRLLIQAGKPGMAAGQVGETLDLPPSTLSFHLAQLKHAGLVWCRREGRTLFYSANFSAMNGLMAFLTENCCQGQAETCELPIVCEDEER; from the coding sequence ATGGAAATATTAAATGCCGTCACCTCATTGTCCGCATTGGCTCAGGAAAGCCGTCTGGAGATCTTTCGCCTGTTGATTCAGGCTGGGAAACCAGGCATGGCCGCCGGTCAGGTCGGAGAAACTCTGGACCTGCCCCCATCGACTCTCTCGTTCCATCTTGCTCAGTTAAAGCATGCTGGGTTGGTGTGGTGCCGCCGTGAGGGACGAACCCTGTTTTATTCAGCCAATTTTTCGGCGATGAACGGGTTGATGGCCTTCCTGACAGAAAACTGCTGCCAGGGACAAGCCGAAACCTGCGAACTTCCGATTGTCTGTGAGGATGAAGAGAGATGA
- a CDS encoding type IV pilin protein gives MPYKKKTADSEGGFTLIELLITIAIVGILAAIAIPQFVQYKERAYDSDSKSSLRHLFMACRVYWDDNGGINSCDITIASGPEYGFTIPTNVAMGGTGDETSFSATAKHMHSPHTYTIDNLGEIN, from the coding sequence ATGCCTTACAAAAAGAAAACTGCTGATTCCGAAGGCGGATTTACATTGATTGAGTTGTTGATCACCATCGCCATCGTTGGGATTCTCGCCGCCATCGCCATACCTCAGTTTGTGCAGTATAAAGAACGGGCCTACGACTCGGACTCCAAATCCAGTTTGCGACACCTGTTTATGGCCTGCCGGGTTTACTGGGATGACAACGGGGGAATCAACTCCTGCGACATTACGATCGCCTCGGGTCCGGAGTATGGTTTTACTATTCCCACCAACGTCGCCATGGGCGGAACGGGCGACGAAACCAGTTTTTCCGCGACCGCCAAGCATATGCACAGTCCTCATACTTACACCATCGACAACCTCGGCGAGATCAACTGA
- the serB gene encoding phosphoserine phosphatase SerB, which yields MPETPNTFQVHVHIAGEDRPGILAEALESVVRCEALVVDIKQFVFSGLLNLSLLLESNSHETLQRLEQEFDEYSRRSKFKINVYPWKPGYRPEAPYCHRLVITVLGRRIGTIAFLELTRTLADLDINIPRIEQLDYADHHVLEIVVGAKQMLTNVDILNALLKFKENFDVDIAVQEDTLFRRNKRLIVFDADMTFLQCEVIDELGKMAGVGDQLKEITHQAMNGDLDFTAALRQRVQLLKGLPVEKLEELFERIPLTPGAEDLVRIVKHLGYKVAIVSGGFQFFIDKLKKKYNLDYGFANQLQIQDGKVTGELEGDIVDARAKERILESVAEKEGLMVQQCVAVGDGANDIHMLARAGLGIAFNAKPIVQKHAQAIISTSNLELILYFLGISGSELQELRQTAQKKSA from the coding sequence ATGCCGGAAACTCCAAACACATTTCAGGTTCATGTTCACATTGCGGGGGAAGACCGTCCCGGCATTCTGGCCGAAGCGCTGGAGTCCGTGGTGCGTTGCGAAGCGCTGGTCGTGGACATCAAGCAGTTCGTGTTCAGCGGGCTGCTCAACCTGTCGCTGCTGCTGGAAAGCAACAGTCACGAGACGCTGCAACGTCTGGAACAGGAATTCGACGAATACAGCCGCCGCTCCAAATTCAAAATCAACGTCTATCCGTGGAAACCGGGTTACCGTCCGGAAGCGCCGTATTGCCACCGGTTGGTGATCACCGTTCTCGGCCGCCGCATTGGCACCATTGCGTTTCTGGAATTGACGCGCACCCTGGCCGACCTCGACATCAATATCCCCCGCATCGAGCAGTTGGATTATGCCGATCACCACGTCCTGGAAATCGTGGTGGGGGCGAAACAGATGCTGACCAACGTCGATATCCTCAACGCGCTGTTGAAGTTCAAGGAAAACTTCGATGTGGACATCGCCGTGCAGGAAGACACCCTGTTCCGCCGCAACAAGCGGCTGATCGTGTTCGACGCGGACATGACGTTTCTGCAGTGCGAGGTGATCGATGAGCTGGGGAAGATGGCCGGGGTGGGGGACCAGCTGAAGGAGATCACGCATCAGGCGATGAACGGCGATCTCGATTTCACCGCCGCCCTGCGTCAACGGGTGCAATTGTTAAAGGGCCTGCCCGTCGAAAAACTGGAAGAATTGTTTGAACGCATTCCCCTGACGCCGGGCGCGGAAGATCTGGTGCGCATCGTCAAGCACCTGGGTTACAAGGTGGCGATCGTCAGCGGCGGTTTCCAGTTTTTCATCGATAAGCTCAAGAAGAAGTACAACCTCGACTATGGCTTCGCCAATCAGTTGCAGATTCAGGACGGTAAAGTGACCGGTGAGTTGGAAGGGGACATCGTCGATGCCCGGGCGAAGGAGCGGATACTGGAATCGGTCGCCGAGAAAGAAGGGTTGATGGTCCAGCAATGCGTGGCCGTCGGCGACGGCGCCAACGACATCCACATGCTGGCCCGGGCCGGTTTGGGCATCGCCTTCAACGCCAAGCCCATCGTGCAGAAACATGCCCAGGCCATCATCAGCACCTCCAACCTGGAACTGATTCTCTACTTTCTGGGGATCAGCGGCTCGGAATTGCAGGAACTGCGCCAGACCGCCCAGAAAAAATCCGCCTGA
- a CDS encoding replication-associated recombination protein A gives MDLFPELEEESNRLPQAPLADRMRPAGWQELFGHDHLVGETSPLRRLIEKDTGLSFILWGPPGCGKTTIARIVARVTQSQFFEISAVNAGVKDIREVIETAQKLWKSQKRRTILFIDEIHRFNKAQQDAVLPYVENGTIRMIGSTTENPSFEVIPSLRSRCQVFRLGYLSAEDVRGILERALKDQDHGLGRYPVAFDEEALHLIISHANGDARRALNVLDSAVGFHLQQDPEAATPVDRAMIEGIIQRCAVLYDKDGTEHYDHASAFQKSLRGSDADAAIYWLAKMIAGGEDPTFIARRLVITAAEDIGNADPMALVVANAAADAVERIGLPEARIPLAQAVIYVARARKDNTAIRAIDGALSDIENKGLSYPVPDHLKDAHYRDAKKYGYGVEYKYPHDYPGGHVDQEYLPQELRGKKYLPDDKQSES, from the coding sequence ATGGACCTGTTTCCTGAATTGGAAGAAGAGAGCAACCGCCTGCCGCAGGCGCCGCTGGCGGACCGCATGCGGCCCGCCGGCTGGCAGGAGCTGTTCGGTCACGATCACCTGGTGGGCGAGACCAGCCCGTTACGCCGCCTGATCGAAAAGGACACCGGCCTGTCGTTCATCCTGTGGGGGCCGCCGGGGTGCGGCAAGACGACCATCGCCCGCATCGTGGCGCGGGTCACGCAGAGTCAGTTTTTCGAGATCAGCGCTGTCAACGCCGGGGTGAAGGACATCCGCGAAGTCATCGAAACCGCGCAGAAGCTGTGGAAATCACAGAAGCGGCGCACCATCCTGTTCATCGACGAGATTCACCGCTTCAACAAGGCCCAGCAGGACGCGGTGTTGCCCTATGTTGAAAACGGCACCATCCGCATGATCGGGTCCACCACCGAAAACCCGTCGTTCGAGGTGATTCCCTCGCTGCGTTCGCGCTGCCAGGTGTTCCGGCTGGGGTATCTCAGCGCGGAGGACGTGCGCGGCATCCTGGAACGCGCCCTCAAGGATCAGGATCACGGGCTGGGACGGTATCCCGTCGCTTTCGACGAAGAAGCCCTGCATTTGATCATCAGCCACGCCAATGGCGACGCCCGCCGTGCTTTGAACGTGCTCGATTCCGCCGTCGGTTTTCATTTGCAGCAGGATCCGGAGGCGGCGACGCCGGTGGACCGGGCCATGATCGAGGGCATCATCCAGCGCTGCGCCGTGCTGTACGACAAGGACGGCACCGAGCATTACGACCATGCCTCGGCATTCCAGAAAAGTTTACGTGGATCGGACGCCGATGCGGCGATATACTGGCTGGCTAAAATGATCGCGGGGGGCGAAGACCCGACGTTCATCGCCCGCCGGCTGGTGATCACCGCAGCGGAAGATATCGGCAATGCCGATCCCATGGCGCTGGTGGTCGCCAACGCCGCCGCCGACGCCGTGGAACGCATCGGCCTGCCGGAAGCGCGCATCCCGCTGGCGCAGGCGGTCATTTACGTGGCGCGGGCCCGCAAGGACAACACCGCCATCCGGGCCATCGACGGCGCGCTGAGTGATATTGAGAACAAGGGCTTGTCCTACCCGGTGCCGGATCACCTGAAGGACGCGCATTACCGGGATGCGAAAAAGTACGGGTATGGAGTGGAATACAAATACCCGCACGATTATCCCGGCGGGCATGTCGATCAGGAGTACCTTCCGCAGGAACTTCGTGGTAAAAAATACCTCCCGGATGACAAGCAGAGCGAAAGCTGA
- a CDS encoding putative ABC transporter permease subunit: protein MNAIRQWWTGMQSLGAVRMRFMKNHFGRPNRDKVTRWALIGTLGMLFLVADYLFFYRMVQYLDGLPLQIGEELIVQLLNVVFLTLFAMLLFSTIIAALAIYYISSDLDFLHSLPISLGPIIHVRFMQTVINASWVVLVFALPMFIAYGYYFKVTTSYYLYLVLAFLPFVLLPCALGVLGIMVLMRYFPTDKAHQILSFMGLFFVAGLVAFLRFLSPEKFFDKQVSDEMIIDFVESLRVPEFEYLPSSWITRGLTAWTAGNHDISWMRLGYLYAAAAVTLVLFAWLSRRIYLSGWRSYQEVKNAPRIKHKKDRGKKPWLAYLPVEPMKQALIMKDVKVFTRDPSHWSQMFILLVLVIVYIFNIMNLPLNNIALKNVVSVLNIGLIGFVLSALIARFVFSSVSIEGKKMWTLYTAPVDMRSFLLAKFWMYWPPLLLVAELLTVVSNQLLQVDAYVMKMSVIGVMLITTGLVGMGLGMGAMYPRFDHENMSEISTGTGGILFMISSLMYVLLFLVLSARPMYVHFNEKFLFKFVGGVEVPVFYGMIVVLTAVVTWVPMARGIRSLRQMDL, encoded by the coding sequence ATGAATGCAATCCGGCAGTGGTGGACAGGCATGCAGAGCCTGGGGGCGGTGCGCATGCGGTTCATGAAAAATCATTTCGGCCGGCCCAACCGCGACAAGGTCACGCGCTGGGCGTTGATCGGCACGCTGGGGATGCTGTTCCTGGTGGCGGACTACCTGTTCTTTTACCGCATGGTCCAATACCTCGACGGCTTGCCGTTGCAGATCGGCGAGGAATTGATTGTGCAGTTGTTGAACGTGGTGTTCCTGACGCTGTTCGCCATGCTGTTGTTCTCGACCATCATTGCCGCGCTCGCCATCTATTACATTTCATCCGATCTCGATTTCCTGCACTCGCTGCCAATCTCGCTGGGGCCGATCATCCACGTCCGTTTCATGCAGACCGTGATCAATGCGTCGTGGGTGGTGCTGGTGTTCGCCTTGCCTATGTTCATCGCCTACGGGTATTACTTCAAGGTGACGACCTCGTACTACCTGTACCTGGTGCTGGCGTTCCTGCCGTTTGTGCTGCTGCCCTGCGCCCTGGGGGTGCTGGGCATCATGGTGCTGATGCGCTATTTCCCGACCGACAAGGCGCACCAGATCCTGTCGTTCATGGGGCTGTTCTTCGTGGCCGGACTGGTGGCGTTTCTCCGCTTCCTGTCGCCGGAAAAGTTTTTCGACAAGCAGGTGTCGGATGAAATGATCATCGACTTTGTCGAGAGCCTGCGCGTGCCGGAGTTTGAATACCTGCCCAGCAGTTGGATCACGCGCGGGTTGACGGCGTGGACGGCAGGCAACCACGACATCAGTTGGATGCGGCTGGGTTATCTCTATGCGGCGGCGGCGGTGACCCTGGTTCTGTTTGCGTGGTTGAGCCGTCGTATTTACCTTTCCGGCTGGCGCAGCTACCAGGAAGTGAAGAACGCACCGCGCATCAAGCATAAAAAGGACCGTGGTAAAAAACCGTGGCTCGCCTACCTGCCGGTGGAACCGATGAAACAGGCGCTCATCATGAAAGACGTGAAGGTGTTCACGCGCGATCCCTCGCACTGGTCGCAGATGTTCATCCTGCTGGTGCTGGTGATCGTTTACATCTTCAACATCATGAACCTGCCGCTCAACAACATCGCATTGAAAAACGTGGTGTCGGTGTTGAACATCGGTTTGATCGGGTTTGTGTTGTCGGCATTGATCGCGCGCTTTGTGTTTTCTTCGGTGAGCATCGAAGGCAAGAAGATGTGGACGCTGTACACCGCGCCGGTGGACATGCGCAGTTTTCTTCTGGCCAAGTTCTGGATGTACTGGCCACCCCTGTTGCTGGTGGCGGAGCTGTTGACGGTGGTCTCCAACCAGTTGCTGCAGGTGGATGCCTACGTGATGAAAATGTCCGTCATCGGTGTTATGCTGATCACCACCGGACTGGTCGGCATGGGCCTGGGCATGGGGGCCATGTATCCCCGCTTCGATCACGAAAACATGTCCGAAATTTCCACCGGCACCGGCGGCATCCTGTTCATGATCTCCAGCCTGATGTACGTGCTGCTGTTTCTCGTTCTGAGCGCCCGGCCGATGTACGTTCACTTCAACGAAAAGTTCCTGTTCAAGTTCGTCGGTGGCGTGGAGGTTCCGGTTTTCTATGGAATGATCGTGGTGCTGACCGCCGTGGTGACGTGGGTTCCCATGGCGCGTGGCATCCGTTCTCTGCGCCAGATGGATTTGTGA
- a CDS encoding YheT family hydrolase has protein sequence MAEVLTPIQNSTESEIDPFWMPFKPHVLAPGPVAQTIVGSQWTGDTRIPPRRFHKVRLGKNTVLVVAELKPQAPNRPLVVLAHGMGGCSESAYIRRIARKLHEDGYGVFMVNQRGSGPGMGLCDRLFNGGSSDDLAAMLDFITARYPEAPLLPIGFSLSGNILLKYLGEGRALPSPLRAALAVNPPVDLKVASRAISEGPFAGTFNRYYLGLMYRQVDALRECFPDAFVPAKRARSIWQFDETYTAPAAGYASVEDYYASCSARQFLNAIDTPTTLLCSQDDPFIPPEVFEGMEQASRVRFVNPKAGGHMGYVSRRLTPHGDRRWMDYVCVEWVRAHTLKAER, from the coding sequence GTGGCAGAAGTCCTTACCCCTATTCAGAACAGCACGGAATCCGAAATCGACCCGTTTTGGATGCCGTTCAAACCGCATGTACTGGCCCCGGGGCCGGTGGCGCAGACGATTGTCGGTTCGCAGTGGACCGGCGATACACGCATCCCGCCGCGCCGCTTTCACAAGGTGCGGCTGGGCAAAAACACCGTATTGGTGGTGGCTGAACTGAAACCGCAGGCGCCAAACCGGCCCCTGGTTGTGCTCGCCCACGGCATGGGCGGGTGCAGCGAGTCGGCGTACATCCGGCGCATTGCCCGCAAGCTGCATGAGGACGGCTACGGCGTGTTCATGGTGAACCAACGCGGCAGCGGTCCCGGCATGGGCCTGTGCGATCGCCTGTTCAACGGTGGCTCCAGCGACGATCTGGCGGCGATGCTCGATTTCATCACGGCGCGCTACCCGGAAGCGCCGCTGTTGCCGATCGGCTTTTCGCTGAGCGGCAACATTCTATTAAAATATCTGGGCGAGGGCCGTGCGTTGCCGTCACCATTGCGGGCAGCGTTGGCGGTCAATCCGCCGGTCGATCTGAAAGTCGCCAGCCGCGCCATCTCAGAAGGCCCCTTCGCCGGGACGTTCAACCGCTATTACCTCGGCCTCATGTACCGGCAGGTGGATGCCCTGCGCGAATGTTTTCCCGATGCCTTCGTGCCGGCAAAGCGGGCGCGCAGCATCTGGCAGTTCGACGAGACCTACACAGCCCCGGCGGCGGGCTATGCCAGCGTCGAAGACTACTATGCGTCGTGCAGCGCCCGTCAGTTTCTGAATGCCATCGACACCCCGACGACGCTGTTGTGCTCGCAGGACGATCCGTTCATTCCGCCTGAAGTGTTCGAGGGCATGGAGCAGGCGTCCCGGGTGCGGTTCGTGAACCCGAAAGCGGGCGGGCACATGGGCTACGTGTCGCGCCGACTCACGCCGCACGGCGACCGGCGCTGGATGGATTACGTCTGCGTGGAATGGGTGCGGGCGCACACGCTGAAAGCGGAACGGTGA
- a CDS encoding tetratricopeptide repeat protein translates to MIRLPVWIFILTCCLVAPPWAVAEEPVSSPHLKHAEDMSLLGNWAEAVTAFQKALAEQPDNGLIWANLGVAFDRTGQHKDALLAFEKALQQGYDTAQFRYLRGLSFAKVDLLAEAATEIERALKMDSQLKFADYDLGLVYAHMGARDKALAQVTKLYRRNNTLARKLYFQMTPEYKIAAVDDGGSLKGKVAMRGSIPKPRVFHLINIPNIKYCSRISDGQGHRILHDFVVGETGALKDTVVAILRVEKGKPFDRKMTNVTINRCQADQYVIGFKNGEDLLLENTDPIKHEMALYEVNGVYKYQVSNKNTMPHTSQVRSLFMKPGSPEMILKCNLHPFIQTRGFMVANPYYAVTDAEGRFEIHDIPPGTYEVIAWHPFIPTETGTVTIKADQTATLDFTFEGDDERRKLYQNDTKGYRFNTVYDSKENFYGGKLEVDPVEILQQFNNTDRYIHVGPSPTE, encoded by the coding sequence ATGATTCGCCTGCCCGTCTGGATTTTTATTTTAACGTGTTGCCTCGTCGCCCCACCATGGGCCGTAGCGGAAGAACCTGTTTCCTCGCCGCATCTCAAACACGCTGAGGACATGAGCCTGCTGGGCAACTGGGCGGAAGCGGTGACCGCATTTCAAAAAGCGCTGGCCGAGCAACCGGACAATGGCCTGATCTGGGCCAACCTCGGCGTGGCTTTCGACCGCACCGGCCAACACAAGGACGCACTCCTCGCATTTGAAAAAGCCTTGCAACAGGGTTACGACACCGCCCAGTTCCGTTACCTGCGCGGATTGTCCTTCGCCAAGGTCGATCTGCTGGCCGAGGCCGCCACGGAAATCGAGCGGGCGCTCAAGATGGATTCGCAACTCAAGTTCGCCGATTACGATCTGGGTCTGGTGTATGCACACATGGGCGCCCGCGACAAGGCACTCGCACAGGTGACCAAGCTCTACCGGCGCAACAACACCCTCGCCCGCAAACTGTATTTCCAGATGACCCCGGAGTACAAGATTGCCGCGGTGGACGACGGCGGCTCTCTAAAAGGCAAGGTGGCCATGCGCGGTTCCATCCCGAAACCACGGGTTTTCCATCTGATCAACATCCCCAATATCAAATACTGCTCCCGCATCTCCGATGGACAGGGACACCGCATCCTGCACGACTTCGTTGTCGGAGAAACCGGCGCCCTGAAGGACACCGTGGTCGCCATCCTCCGCGTCGAAAAGGGAAAACCGTTTGACCGCAAGATGACCAACGTGACCATCAACCGTTGCCAGGCGGATCAGTATGTGATCGGTTTCAAAAACGGCGAGGATTTACTGCTGGAAAACACCGATCCCATCAAGCACGAGATGGCACTGTACGAGGTCAACGGCGTATACAAATACCAGGTGTCGAACAAAAACACCATGCCCCACACCTCGCAGGTGCGCTCCCTGTTCATGAAACCCGGATCGCCGGAAATGATTCTCAAGTGCAACCTGCATCCGTTCATCCAGACGCGGGGCTTCATGGTGGCCAACCCTTATTACGCCGTGACCGATGCCGAGGGACGATTCGAAATCCACGACATTCCACCCGGAACCTACGAGGTGATTGCCTGGCACCCGTTCATCCCCACAGAGACCGGAACCGTCACCATTAAGGCGGACCAGACGGCCACTCTCGACTTCACGTTTGAAGGCGATGACGAGCGCCGAAAGCTGTATCAGAACGATACCAAGGGCTACCGCTTCAATACGGTCTATGACAGCAAGGAAAATTTTTATGGAGGGAAGCTGGAAGTGGACCCGGTCGAAATCCTGCAGCAGTTCAACAACACCGACCGTTACATCCATGTCGGCCCGTCGCCTACCGAATAG
- a CDS encoding SPOR domain-containing protein — MRLKTRIILILFFFAVGAGTGYAWRSTIFVPTLDKEEAIEVAEKQRAVKPDNLKKRLKDVVPAPKIENDFTFFDTLNDVSQNRFVDLDGSIVEKQGYQQEMLDDVEDEDMPDTEAEPPIVEAVQKPEAPETPAPVKLVQQDSAKSLEEKIKELEALVEDEPETQPGPSESIPSPQVNPPQAGTLKSDESGDLRYRVQVSSFREVERARALESTLQEKGYPAFYQAVTLPGDSLWYRVFLGEFSDRSAAEEAARRAQQRHQLDTVILTIR; from the coding sequence ATGCGATTGAAGACCCGCATCATCTTGATCCTGTTTTTCTTTGCGGTCGGTGCCGGCACCGGCTATGCCTGGCGCAGCACTATTTTTGTGCCCACCCTCGATAAGGAGGAAGCCATCGAGGTTGCCGAGAAGCAACGCGCGGTCAAGCCGGACAATCTCAAGAAGAGGCTGAAGGATGTGGTGCCCGCACCCAAAATCGAAAACGATTTCACCTTCTTCGATACCCTGAATGATGTCAGCCAGAATCGGTTTGTGGACCTCGATGGCAGCATCGTCGAAAAGCAGGGCTATCAGCAGGAAATGCTGGACGACGTTGAGGATGAGGACATGCCGGATACGGAAGCCGAACCCCCGATCGTCGAAGCGGTCCAAAAGCCCGAAGCACCGGAGACACCCGCTCCCGTAAAGCTGGTGCAGCAGGACTCGGCGAAGAGTCTGGAAGAAAAGATCAAGGAACTCGAAGCGTTGGTCGAAGATGAACCCGAAACCCAACCGGGCCCCTCGGAGTCCATCCCGTCCCCCCAGGTGAACCCACCGCAAGCCGGGACCCTGAAATCTGATGAATCCGGCGACCTGCGATACCGGGTGCAGGTCAGTTCGTTCCGCGAGGTGGAGCGGGCCCGTGCTTTGGAATCGACGTTGCAGGAAAAGGGCTACCCCGCTTTTTATCAGGCCGTCACGTTGCCGGGCGACAGCCTCTGGTACCGGGTGTTTCTGGGTGAGTTTTCAGACCGGAGTGCGGCGGAGGAGGCAGCGCGCCGGGCTCAGCAGCGCCATCAACTGGATACGGTGATCCTCACTATTCGGTAG